A single region of the Alteriqipengyuania flavescens genome encodes:
- a CDS encoding helix-turn-helix domain-containing protein, translating to MVDSDKFRFRFLPAPEGLSPFIDSLYTFETDVSEIDDILPAYSAQLIVYARGQATMEMPGGGTGRSSEAYFLTPLLEAAPFHLSGPVRAAGVSLTARGWAALSGMPVDEYGNRTMDAAEVLEGDLADRLTAIAPALRDGEIDAEGAAGLMAEVVRDGLKPLRPQHVQMIERTFAWLNSDLNPEIADLEKELGLSARQLQRLCRRFFGRPTKGVVTRFRAIRSATILADPNLTAELRSKVTDAYYDQAHMIHEIQRYTGRTPKRLSPDEPHLGVETLGTGGYGNIDLHAVEQGGKRPIN from the coding sequence ATGGTCGATTCCGACAAGTTCCGTTTTCGCTTCCTGCCCGCGCCCGAAGGGCTCTCCCCGTTCATCGATTCGCTGTACACGTTCGAAACCGATGTCAGCGAGATCGACGACATTCTGCCCGCCTATTCGGCGCAGCTGATTGTGTACGCGCGCGGGCAGGCGACGATGGAAATGCCCGGCGGCGGCACCGGGCGGTCGAGCGAAGCCTATTTCCTCACCCCGCTGCTGGAAGCGGCACCGTTCCACCTGTCGGGCCCGGTGCGGGCCGCCGGCGTTTCGCTCACCGCGCGCGGCTGGGCTGCGCTGTCGGGCATGCCGGTGGACGAATACGGCAACCGGACGATGGATGCGGCCGAAGTGCTGGAGGGCGATCTCGCGGACCGGCTCACGGCGATCGCCCCGGCGCTGCGAGACGGGGAGATCGATGCCGAAGGGGCGGCCGGGCTGATGGCCGAAGTGGTTCGCGACGGGCTGAAGCCGCTGCGCCCGCAGCACGTCCAGATGATCGAGCGGACCTTCGCTTGGCTCAATTCCGACCTCAATCCGGAGATCGCGGACCTTGAAAAGGAACTGGGCCTGTCGGCGCGCCAGCTCCAGCGCCTGTGCCGCCGCTTCTTCGGTCGCCCGACCAAGGGCGTGGTCACTCGATTCCGCGCGATTCGCTCGGCAACCATCCTCGCCGATCCCAATCTGACGGCGGAGCTGCGCTCCAAGGTGACCGATGCCTATTACGACCAAGCGCACATGATCCACGAGATCCAGCGCTATACCGGTCGCACGCCCAAGCGTCTCTCGCCGGACGAGCCACACCTGGGGGTCGAGACGCTTGGCACCGGTGGTTACGGCAACATCGACCTTCATGCTGTCGAACAGGGCGGGAAACGCCCAATCAATTGA
- a CDS encoding AraC family transcriptional regulator, translating to MSFDGREPKSGVPSDWGKQRGGLTPSASFTVDYLPVPTHLFDYITTMYWFRCEDSEISDIQPASIGHLSLFAKGEGTMYFGEERSEPSHRMSLLTPLSIAAPFEVQGPFHPIGAALTPLGWAGLTGLHAAQHSNHIYRAEDTLGGEIGRLGEIWSEGYRSGALSAQDIAAALADYIGANSKTVPARHRDLIAATNRWLAADLDPDLDDLYDSLGYSRRQVQRVLEQYLGLPPVALKRKYRALRAAALLSLPELAPDFERQVYDAFFDQPHRIREIGLFVGRTPARLSDDASPFLSEMLDTQNFREIGGLAKN from the coding sequence ATGAGCTTCGACGGACGGGAACCCAAGTCTGGCGTTCCGTCCGATTGGGGCAAGCAGCGCGGCGGACTTACGCCAAGCGCGTCGTTCACGGTCGATTACTTGCCCGTTCCGACACATTTATTCGATTACATTACAACGATGTACTGGTTCCGCTGCGAGGATAGCGAGATATCCGACATCCAGCCCGCCTCGATCGGCCACCTGTCGCTGTTCGCCAAGGGCGAAGGCACCATGTACTTCGGCGAGGAGCGGAGCGAGCCGTCTCACCGCATGAGCCTGCTCACGCCACTATCCATCGCCGCGCCGTTCGAAGTGCAGGGGCCGTTCCACCCGATCGGTGCGGCGCTCACGCCGCTGGGCTGGGCGGGGCTGACGGGCCTACACGCAGCGCAGCACAGCAACCACATCTACCGCGCCGAGGATACGCTGGGCGGGGAGATCGGCCGCCTCGGCGAGATCTGGAGCGAAGGCTATCGCAGCGGCGCCTTGTCGGCGCAGGACATCGCAGCGGCGCTGGCGGACTATATCGGCGCGAATTCGAAAACCGTGCCGGCCAGGCACCGCGACCTGATCGCGGCGACCAACCGGTGGCTGGCTGCCGACCTCGATCCCGACCTCGACGATCTCTACGACAGCCTCGGTTATTCGCGCCGCCAGGTGCAGCGCGTGCTGGAACAATATTTGGGGCTGCCTCCGGTGGCATTGAAGCGCAAGTATCGCGCCTTGCGGGCAGCCGCCCTGCTGTCCCTGCCTGAACTTGCGCCCGACTTCGAGCGCCAGGTCTACGACGCCTTCTTCGACCAGCCGCACAGGATCCGCGAGATCGGCCTGTTCGTGGGGCGCACGCCTGCGCGGCTGAGCGACGACGCGAGCCCTTTCCTGAGCGAAATGCTGGATACGCAGAACTTTCGCGAGATCGGCGGGCTGGCGAAAAACTAA
- the sufB gene encoding Fe-S cluster assembly protein SufB: MSQDTDIQENPVMDAEAREAAARAADYEYGWASDIEQDFAPKGLNEDTVRFISAKKGEPEWMLDWRLKAFRLWQTMEEPDWAKLGYPKIDYQDAYYYAEPKAKPKLDSLDELDPEIKAVYDKLGIPIAEQEVLAGVEGARKVAVDAVFDSVSVATTFRKELEAAGVIFMSISEAIREHPELVKKWLGKVVPQRDNYFATLNCAVFSDGTFVYIPEGVRCPMELSTYFRINAENTGQFERTLIVAEKGSYVSYLEGCTAPMRDENQLHAAVVELVAMDDAEIKYSTVQNWYPGDAEGKGGIYNFVTKRGLCQGARSKISWTQVETGSAVTWKYPSCVLNGVDSVGEFYSVAVTNNHQQADTGTKMVHNAPGTRSTIISKGISAGKSNNTYRGLVRVGPNADNVRNRTECDSLLIGSECGAHTVPYIEVKNPTAQIEHEATTSKISDDQLFYAMQRGLGEEEAMALIVNGFAKEVMKQLPMEFAVEAQKLLAISLEGSVG, encoded by the coding sequence ATGAGCCAGGATACCGACATTCAGGAAAACCCCGTGATGGACGCCGAGGCGCGCGAAGCCGCCGCCAGGGCCGCCGACTACGAATACGGCTGGGCCAGCGACATCGAACAGGATTTCGCGCCCAAGGGCCTGAACGAAGACACCGTCCGCTTCATTTCCGCCAAGAAGGGCGAGCCCGAGTGGATGCTCGACTGGCGCCTCAAGGCCTTCCGCCTGTGGCAGACCATGGAAGAGCCGGACTGGGCCAAGCTCGGCTATCCGAAGATCGATTACCAGGATGCCTATTACTACGCCGAGCCCAAGGCAAAGCCGAAGCTGGATTCGCTCGACGAGCTCGATCCGGAGATCAAGGCGGTCTACGACAAGCTCGGCATCCCGATCGCGGAGCAGGAAGTGCTCGCCGGGGTGGAAGGTGCGCGCAAGGTGGCTGTGGACGCAGTGTTCGACAGCGTCAGCGTGGCGACCACTTTCCGCAAGGAACTGGAAGCCGCCGGCGTCATCTTCATGTCGATTTCCGAAGCGATCCGCGAGCATCCGGAGCTGGTGAAGAAATGGCTCGGCAAGGTGGTGCCGCAGCGCGACAATTATTTCGCCACGCTCAACTGCGCGGTCTTTTCGGACGGCACCTTCGTCTACATTCCCGAAGGCGTGCGCTGCCCGATGGAACTGTCCACCTATTTCCGCATCAATGCGGAGAACACCGGCCAGTTCGAACGCACGCTGATCGTCGCCGAGAAAGGCAGCTACGTCAGCTACCTCGAAGGCTGCACCGCGCCGATGCGCGACGAGAACCAGCTGCACGCCGCGGTGGTGGAACTGGTCGCGATGGACGATGCGGAGATCAAGTATTCGACCGTGCAGAACTGGTACCCCGGCGATGCCGAGGGGAAGGGCGGGATCTATAATTTCGTGACCAAGCGCGGATTGTGCCAGGGCGCGCGCAGCAAGATCAGCTGGACGCAGGTTGAAACCGGCAGCGCGGTGACGTGGAAATATCCCTCCTGCGTGCTCAACGGCGTCGACAGCGTGGGCGAATTCTATTCGGTCGCGGTTACGAATAACCACCAGCAGGCGGATACGGGAACCAAGATGGTTCACAACGCGCCGGGCACCCGCAGCACGATCATCTCCAAGGGAATCAGTGCGGGCAAGAGCAACAACACCTATCGCGGGCTCGTCCGCGTGGGGCCGAATGCGGACAATGTGCGCAACCGGACGGAATGCGACAGCTTGCTGATCGGCAGCGAATGCGGTGCGCACACCGTGCCCTATATCGAGGTGAAGAACCCCACCGCGCAGATCGAGCACGAGGCCACCACCAGCAAGATCAGCGACGACCAGCTGTTCTACGCCATGCAGCGCGGCCTGGGCGAGGAAGAGGCGATGGCGCTGATCGTCAACGGCTTCGCCAAGGAAGTGATGAAGCAACTGCCGATGGAATTCGCCGTGGAAGCACAGAAGCTGCTGGCGATCTCGCTTGAGGGGAGTGTGGGGTGA
- a CDS encoding DUF559 domain-containing protein produces the protein MTDRKTLNLRESTEAPALKKRGRGWEISDKRLDRLHDQAREMRRHPSDAHKALAERFARADFGRYSFKRFAVVGSAIVDFNCHQLGMAIVIDEDDTPEEIARRRDKSLEAVGIRTMHLAAKDVLENMDAVLQRITAGMRLRIADKQEARREHRRNSRPREERQ, from the coding sequence TTGACTGACCGCAAAACCCTCAACCTGCGCGAATCCACCGAGGCGCCCGCGCTCAAGAAGCGCGGGCGTGGCTGGGAGATTTCCGACAAGCGGCTCGACCGGCTGCACGACCAGGCGCGCGAGATGCGGCGGCATCCGTCCGACGCGCACAAGGCGCTGGCCGAGCGTTTCGCAAGGGCCGATTTCGGGCGTTATTCCTTCAAGCGCTTCGCCGTGGTCGGCAGCGCGATCGTGGATTTCAACTGCCACCAGCTCGGCATGGCGATCGTGATCGACGAGGACGACACGCCCGAAGAAATCGCCCGCCGCCGTGACAAGAGCCTGGAAGCGGTCGGCATCCGCACCATGCACCTTGCGGCCAAGGACGTGCTGGAAAACATGGATGCGGTGCTCCAGCGCATCACCGCCGGCATGCGCCTGCGCATCGCGGACAAGCAGGAGGCCCGCCGCGAACACCGCCGCAATTCGCGCCCGCGGGAAGAACGCCAATGA
- a CDS encoding SUF system Fe-S cluster assembly protein, whose amino-acid sequence MKPPRARVSDAVDEEAPTENLAEKLERKRDYLEGFLAKKPANVPSGEPGGELYEAVVAAVREIYDPEIPVNIYDLGLIYAVDVSADADVVITMTLTTPHCPVAESMPAEVELRAGAVPGVRDAQVNLVFDPPWDPAKMSDEARLELGML is encoded by the coding sequence ATGAAGCCGCCGCGCGCGCGCGTGTCCGATGCGGTGGACGAGGAAGCGCCCACGGAGAATTTGGCGGAAAAGCTCGAGCGCAAGCGCGACTATCTCGAAGGCTTCCTTGCGAAGAAGCCCGCCAATGTGCCTTCGGGCGAGCCGGGCGGCGAGCTTTACGAGGCGGTCGTCGCGGCGGTCCGTGAAATCTACGATCCGGAAATCCCGGTGAACATCTACGACCTCGGCCTCATCTACGCCGTCGACGTGTCGGCCGACGCGGATGTGGTCATCACCATGACGCTGACGACGCCGCACTGCCCGGTCGCCGAATCGATGCCTGCCGAGGTGGAGCTGCGCGCCGGCGCGGTGCCGGGTGTGCGCGATGCGCAGGTGAATCTCGTGTTCGACCCGCCGTGGGACCCGGCCAAGATGAGCGACGAAGCGCGCCTCGAATTGGGGATGCTGTGA
- a CDS encoding SufS family cysteine desulfurase, which yields MDREGAGPSPTPPRTGRGSKADFPGLLTADGGTWHYLDTAATAQKPQAVIDAMSRALGRDYATVHRGVYSRSANMTLGFEAARRRVADFIGAASENEVVFVRGATEGINLVAQSWGDANIASGDRIMLSQLEHHSNIVPWQLLAERTGAEIDVCPLTGDGRIDLDWLEANLTERHKLVALAHVSNVLGSILGAKRAAKAAHAVGAKILLDGCQSAPRMRLSMAELDCDFFVFSAHKLYGPTGIGVLWAREDILQAMPPWQGGGAMIECVDFGGTTYAPAPQRFEAGTPMITEAIALHAAIDYVEEAAGEGGMEALFEHESRLAATAREELSRFNSVRLLGPEKSAGIVSFVMEGVHPHDLGTILDEENVAIRAGHHCAQPLMQHLGVPATARASFGLYSTEDDIAALVRGIDRTLKIFG from the coding sequence CTGGACCGGGAGGGCGCAGGCCCCTCCCCAACCCCTCCCCGCACGGGGAGGGGCTCCAAAGCCGATTTCCCCGGCCTGCTGACCGCGGACGGCGGGACGTGGCATTATCTCGACACTGCCGCGACGGCGCAGAAGCCGCAGGCCGTGATCGACGCGATGAGCCGCGCGCTCGGCCGCGACTACGCCACCGTGCACCGCGGCGTCTATTCGCGCTCCGCCAACATGACGCTGGGCTTCGAAGCGGCCCGGCGGCGGGTGGCGGATTTCATCGGCGCGGCTTCCGAAAACGAAGTCGTATTCGTGCGCGGCGCGACCGAGGGCATCAACCTCGTCGCGCAAAGCTGGGGCGATGCGAATATCGCGTCCGGTGACCGGATCATGCTCAGCCAGCTGGAGCATCATTCCAACATCGTGCCTTGGCAATTGCTGGCCGAACGTACGGGCGCGGAAATCGACGTCTGCCCGCTGACCGGGGATGGCCGCATCGATCTCGACTGGCTGGAAGCCAACCTGACCGAGCGGCACAAGCTCGTCGCGCTGGCGCATGTCTCGAACGTGCTCGGCTCGATCTTGGGCGCGAAGCGGGCGGCGAAAGCGGCCCATGCGGTCGGCGCGAAGATCCTGCTCGACGGCTGCCAGAGCGCGCCGCGCATGCGCCTTTCGATGGCGGAACTGGACTGCGACTTCTTCGTGTTCTCCGCCCACAAGCTCTACGGCCCAACCGGCATCGGCGTGCTGTGGGCGCGCGAGGATATCCTGCAGGCCATGCCCCCGTGGCAGGGCGGCGGGGCGATGATCGAGTGCGTAGATTTCGGCGGCACGACCTATGCCCCCGCGCCGCAGCGGTTCGAGGCCGGCACGCCGATGATCACCGAGGCGATCGCGCTCCACGCCGCCATCGACTATGTCGAAGAGGCCGCGGGCGAGGGCGGCATGGAAGCGCTGTTCGAGCACGAGAGCCGCCTTGCCGCCACGGCGCGCGAGGAATTGTCGCGCTTCAATTCGGTCCGCCTGCTCGGCCCGGAAAAAAGCGCCGGGATCGTCTCCTTCGTGATGGAGGGGGTTCATCCGCACGATCTTGGCACCATATTGGACGAGGAAAACGTGGCGATCCGCGCAGGCCACCACTGCGCGCAGCCGCTGATGCAGCATCTCGGTGTGCCGGCGACGGCGCGCGCCAGCTTCGGCCTCTATTCGACGGAGGACGATATTGCGGCGCTGGTTCGCGGGATCGACCGCACCCTCAAGATTTTCGGCTAG
- the sufC gene encoding Fe-S cluster assembly ATPase SufC yields MLKIENLHATVGEGENAKPILKGLSLELNAGEVHAIMGPNGAGKSTLAYVLGGRPGYEVTDGSVTFMGKDLLDLEPHERAALGLFLGFQYPVEIPGVSNVQFLREALNAQRGERGEGPLSGGDFLKLAREQAGLLQLDMDMLKRNVNVGFSGGEKKRAEMVQMGILGPKLAILDETDSGLDIDALKIVGSGINSIMRSADKAVLLITHYQRLLDYVQPDFVHILADGRIVKTGGPELARQLEDQGYDEVMAA; encoded by the coding sequence ATGCTGAAAATCGAAAACCTCCACGCCACGGTCGGGGAAGGCGAGAACGCCAAGCCGATCCTCAAGGGCCTCAGCCTCGAACTGAACGCGGGCGAGGTCCATGCCATCATGGGGCCGAACGGCGCGGGCAAGTCGACGCTGGCCTATGTGCTGGGCGGCCGCCCGGGCTACGAGGTCACGGACGGCAGCGTGACCTTCATGGGGAAGGATCTTCTGGACCTCGAGCCGCACGAGCGCGCCGCGCTCGGCCTGTTCCTCGGCTTCCAGTACCCGGTCGAGATTCCCGGCGTATCCAACGTCCAGTTCCTGCGCGAGGCGCTGAACGCGCAGCGCGGGGAGCGCGGCGAGGGACCGCTGTCGGGCGGCGATTTCCTGAAGCTGGCGCGCGAACAGGCCGGCCTGCTGCAGCTCGACATGGACATGCTGAAGCGCAACGTGAACGTCGGCTTCTCCGGCGGCGAGAAGAAGCGCGCCGAGATGGTCCAGATGGGCATCCTCGGCCCCAAGCTGGCGATCCTCGACGAAACCGACAGCGGGCTCGACATCGATGCGCTGAAGATCGTCGGCAGCGGGATCAATTCGATCATGCGCTCAGCCGACAAGGCGGTGCTGCTGATCACGCATTACCAGCGCCTGCTCGATTACGTGCAGCCCGATTTCGTCCACATCCTCGCCGACGGCCGCATCGTGAAGACCGGCGGGCCGGAGCTGGCACGCCAGCTCGAGGACCAGGGCTATGACGAGGTGATGGCGGCGTAA
- a CDS encoding HesB/IscA family protein: MAETKTRPAPKAAVVLTTRAEARIAQLMAKAPADAIGVKLSTPRRGCSGLAYSVDYVSEEAKFDEKIETPGGTFYIDGASVLYLVGSVMDWVEDDFSAGFTFENPNAKGACGCGESFMV; this comes from the coding sequence ATGGCCGAAACGAAGACCCGCCCCGCCCCCAAAGCCGCCGTCGTGCTGACGACCCGCGCCGAGGCGCGGATCGCGCAGCTGATGGCGAAGGCGCCCGCCGATGCGATCGGCGTCAAGCTGTCGACCCCGCGCCGGGGCTGTTCGGGCCTCGCCTACTCGGTCGACTATGTCAGCGAGGAAGCGAAGTTCGACGAGAAGATCGAAACGCCCGGCGGCACGTTCTACATCGACGGGGCGAGCGTGCTCTACCTCGTCGGCAGCGTGATGGACTGGGTGGAAGACGATTTCTCCGCCGGCTTCACCTTCGAAAACCCGAACGCCAAGGGCGCCTGCGGCTGCGGCGAAAGCTTCATGGTCTGA
- a CDS encoding EI24 domain-containing protein → MTALPASYLLALRQLFDPQILRILLKSVLVSLAIFAVLGLAGWFAIDALLAGGGLTDTVVPGAGGIRGALAFILSLIGLWLLWRIVAMAVVQFFADDVVAVVEAKHYPGRAMSARTIPMGEQVRASLRAAGRALLVNLIALPVALALLITGIGTAFVFLFVNAILLGRELQDMVWNRHAAPDMRDRSSVGPPVGPFQRFGLGGVAAVLLSLPGVNLVAPVLGAAASTHLVHRNMGHGDDPAR, encoded by the coding sequence ATGACCGCCCTCCCCGCCTCCTACCTGCTCGCGCTGCGCCAACTGTTCGATCCGCAGATCCTGCGCATCCTGCTGAAATCGGTGCTGGTTTCCCTCGCGATCTTTGCGGTGCTCGGCCTTGCTGGCTGGTTCGCGATCGACGCGCTGCTGGCAGGCGGCGGTTTGACCGATACGGTGGTGCCCGGGGCAGGCGGTATCCGCGGCGCGCTGGCGTTTATACTCTCGCTGATCGGGCTGTGGCTGCTGTGGCGCATCGTCGCGATGGCGGTGGTGCAATTCTTCGCCGACGACGTGGTCGCGGTGGTCGAGGCGAAACATTATCCCGGCCGCGCCATGTCGGCCCGCACCATACCGATGGGCGAACAGGTTCGCGCCAGCCTGCGCGCCGCGGGTCGGGCGCTGCTCGTCAACCTGATCGCCCTGCCGGTTGCCCTCGCGCTGCTGATCACGGGCATCGGCACGGCCTTCGTGTTCCTGTTCGTCAACGCGATCCTGCTGGGGCGCGAATTGCAGGACATGGTCTGGAACCGCCATGCCGCGCCGGACATGCGGGACCGGTCGTCGGTGGGGCCGCCGGTCGGGCCGTTCCAGCGCTTCGGCCTCGGCGGTGTGGCGGCGGTCCTGCTCAGCCTGCCGGGCGTAAACCTCGTCGCACCGGTTCTGGGCGCTGCGGCCTCGACGCACCTCGTCCATCGCAATATGGGGCATGGCGATGACCCTGCGCGCTAG
- a CDS encoding class I SAM-dependent methyltransferase — MGIHGPEYELIARTIPGDHARTSSAEDMVAEALARCGADAPRVLDLGCGDGRGLDLIRALAPGADYTGCDIEVSPEVASRTREDGRFVSYSGTDLPFADDSFDIVYSRQVFEHVRHPDRVVAEIARVLKSGGIFAGSLSNLEPYHSFSIFNYTPYGLFRIVEDNGLVLDAMRPGIEGMALIARQLSMRTIGRLPLAYPLFAVAAKLKGWDARTQNYAKLRFSGHICFLARKG, encoded by the coding sequence GTGGGCATCCACGGCCCCGAATACGAGCTGATCGCGCGCACCATCCCCGGCGACCATGCGCGCACCTCCAGCGCGGAGGACATGGTCGCCGAGGCGCTGGCACGGTGCGGTGCGGACGCGCCCAGGGTGCTCGACCTGGGCTGCGGCGACGGGCGCGGCCTCGACCTCATCCGCGCCCTTGCGCCCGGGGCAGACTACACCGGCTGCGATATCGAGGTTTCGCCCGAAGTCGCCAGTCGCACGCGCGAGGACGGCAGGTTCGTCAGCTACAGCGGCACCGATTTGCCCTTTGCCGACGACAGTTTCGACATCGTCTATTCGCGGCAGGTGTTCGAACATGTCCGCCATCCCGACCGGGTGGTGGCGGAAATCGCCCGCGTGCTGAAATCGGGCGGGATCTTCGCCGGCTCGCTGTCCAACCTCGAGCCGTATCACTCGTTCTCGATCTTCAACTACACGCCTTACGGCCTGTTCCGCATCGTCGAAGACAACGGCTTGGTGCTGGACGCGATGCGCCCGGGGATCGAAGGCATGGCCTTGATCGCGCGGCAGCTGTCGATGCGGACCATCGGCCGCCTGCCACTCGCCTACCCGCTGTTCGCGGTCGCCGCGAAGCTTAAAGGCTGGGATGCGCGCACGCAGAATTACGCCAAGCTGCGCTTCTCGGGCCACATCTGCTTCTTGGCGCGAAAGGGGTAA
- a CDS encoding SUF system Fe-S cluster assembly regulator: MRLSNLADYAVLTMSQAARHCGDGRTSAAELAGETGLPAPTVQKLVSKLSAAGLLRSTRGANGGLQLARPAAAITLADIVEAVEGPIALTACVEGSDCAVGHECYVRPHWPMINSALRGALAGISLTQLAQAADTNSREAA; this comes from the coding sequence ATGCGACTGTCCAACCTTGCCGATTACGCTGTGCTCACCATGAGCCAGGCCGCGCGCCATTGCGGCGACGGGCGAACCAGCGCGGCGGAGCTGGCCGGCGAAACCGGTCTGCCTGCGCCCACCGTGCAGAAACTGGTCAGCAAGCTTTCGGCAGCCGGCCTGCTGCGCTCCACCCGCGGCGCGAACGGCGGGTTGCAGCTGGCGCGCCCGGCAGCGGCGATCACGCTGGCCGACATCGTCGAGGCGGTGGAAGGGCCGATCGCGCTGACCGCCTGCGTCGAGGGTAGCGACTGCGCAGTAGGTCATGAATGCTATGTCCGGCCGCATTGGCCGATGATAAATTCCGCCCTGCGCGGCGCATTGGCGGGCATCAGCCTGACCCAGCTGGCGCAGGCTGCGGACACGAACTCCAGGGAAGCGGCATGA
- a CDS encoding adenosine kinase yields MSEPRYDVIAIGNAVVDVIASCSDELIAELGLNRGGMTLVDAEGATRLYDAMGQAREVSGGSAANTLAGASLLGLQCAFVGQVCDDQLGEVFTHDMRATGIDFDTPPLSDEPPTGRCLIFVTPDGERTMNTFLGAGQFLPASALDEDLIASGAILYLEGYLWDPEEPRKAMRRAIDVARSAERKIAFTASESFVIDRHGDDFRAMIDDGVIDILFVNEHELATLTGESDFEAGIAAVVGKVPLLVATKGEKGAVAIHDGERAEVAAEPIDKVVDTTGAGDQFAAGFLSGHAKGESLERCLKRGAIAAAEVISHYGPRPEADMKALMAEKLG; encoded by the coding sequence ATGTCCGAACCCCGTTACGACGTTATCGCCATCGGCAACGCCGTGGTCGACGTCATCGCCAGCTGCTCCGACGAACTCATTGCCGAGCTTGGCCTCAATCGCGGCGGGATGACGCTGGTCGATGCCGAGGGTGCGACGCGGCTGTACGACGCGATGGGACAGGCGCGCGAAGTTTCCGGCGGATCGGCGGCGAATACGCTGGCGGGCGCCTCGCTGCTCGGCCTGCAATGCGCCTTCGTGGGCCAGGTGTGCGACGACCAGCTGGGCGAAGTCTTCACCCACGACATGCGCGCCACCGGCATCGATTTCGACACGCCGCCGCTCAGCGACGAGCCGCCCACCGGGCGCTGCCTGATCTTCGTGACGCCCGATGGCGAGCGGACCATGAACACCTTCCTCGGCGCGGGCCAGTTCCTGCCGGCATCCGCGTTGGACGAGGACCTGATCGCCAGCGGCGCGATCCTCTATCTCGAAGGCTATCTGTGGGATCCGGAAGAACCGCGCAAGGCGATGCGCCGCGCGATCGACGTGGCCCGCAGCGCCGAGCGCAAGATCGCCTTCACTGCGAGCGAAAGCTTCGTGATCGACCGCCACGGCGACGATTTCCGCGCCATGATCGACGACGGTGTGATCGACATCCTGTTCGTCAACGAACACGAACTGGCAACGCTGACGGGCGAAAGCGACTTCGAGGCGGGCATCGCCGCCGTCGTCGGCAAGGTGCCTCTGCTGGTCGCGACCAAGGGCGAAAAGGGCGCGGTCGCCATCCATGACGGCGAACGGGCCGAAGTGGCGGCGGAGCCCATCGACAAGGTCGTCGACACCACCGGCGCGGGCGACCAGTTCGCCGCCGGGTTCCTGTCCGGCCATGCGAAGGGGGAGAGCCTGGAGCGCTGCCTGAAGCGCGGCGCCATCGCCGCTGCCGAAGTCATCAGCCATTACGGCCCGCGGCCCGAAGCCGACATGAAGGCGCTGATGGCGGAAAAGCTGGGCTAG
- a CDS encoding SufD family Fe-S cluster assembly protein — protein MADAATLSGARPTRKDEAWRYSAVEALGDVPLDDWRTIDVGPGETFRDAFAIEGHGTDVRRLRIRVGEGATCELFGVIAGGDYARVEVEVTLARGSHFELGGVTVGGRETVREFVTHVVHAEPEATSNQVIRAVHWGQGTGNFLGRIDCVRDAQKTDAAQDFKGLLLEKGASVNAVPQLEIFADDVKCAHGATVGQLDEAARFYMAARGLSPELARKLLVRAFLGDAFVALDDEAESERLMDLALSKLDAHL, from the coding sequence ATGGCAGACGCAGCAACTCTTTCCGGCGCCCGGCCGACCCGCAAGGACGAAGCCTGGCGCTACTCCGCCGTCGAAGCGCTGGGCGATGTGCCGCTGGACGACTGGCGCACCATCGACGTGGGGCCGGGCGAAACCTTCCGCGACGCCTTCGCGATCGAAGGCCACGGCACCGACGTGCGCCGCCTGCGCATCCGCGTGGGCGAAGGCGCGACGTGCGAACTTTTCGGCGTCATCGCGGGCGGCGATTACGCCCGCGTCGAGGTTGAGGTAACGCTGGCGCGCGGGAGCCATTTCGAACTTGGCGGCGTGACCGTCGGCGGACGGGAGACGGTGCGCGAGTTTGTAACCCATGTGGTTCACGCAGAACCCGAAGCAACCAGTAACCAAGTTATCCGCGCCGTCCACTGGGGGCAGGGGACCGGCAATTTCCTCGGCCGGATCGATTGCGTGCGCGACGCGCAGAAGACCGACGCGGCGCAGGACTTCAAGGGGCTGCTGCTGGAAAAGGGTGCAAGCGTGAACGCCGTGCCCCAGCTCGAAATCTTTGCCGACGACGTGAAATGCGCCCACGGCGCGACGGTCGGCCAGCTGGACGAGGCAGCCCGCTTCTACATGGCGGCGCGCGGCCTTTCGCCCGAACTGGCGCGCAAGCTGCTGGTTCGCGCCTTCCTCGGCGATGCTTTCGTGGCGCTGGACGACGAGGCGGAAAGCGAGCGGCTGATGGATCTCGCCCTGTCGAAACTGGACGCGCATCTGTGA